The Polypterus senegalus isolate Bchr_013 chromosome 1, ASM1683550v1, whole genome shotgun sequence genomic sequence GATGTCAGCTGAGACAACATTTTTGGGAGCCATCAGGATAAGTGATTCttcaaatttgttgtgttaccacagagttgcacagcttacatatggctttggTTTTATCTAGCTATGCTTTACCAATGCACTGTTTGAATTCATAGTAAAGCCATGCATCAGATTTAAGATTCGAAGATGGCAGTTTTTGGGAAGTATtttatgtagatttttgcttatctttatGGCAAAAATGAAGATAAGTAAAAATCTGCATATAGTAATAGAGCAGGATAGAGATCCACTAGATTGATCTTGAGACATTAAGAATTGATAACCTATtgtttaaatgaataataatgattaattggaaaatatttttatacaggtCAAAAGGTTACCCTTGGCAAAACACTTGGGTCTATGATAGCAGAATGTTACTCAGTTTCATAATTAGGTAGAAAAATGTCCTGTTAGACATAATAGATTTGCTTGCAAATACCCAGTTACAATGGCATAACATTTTCTGACCATatgtcatatatactgtacatatgttgtGTTCGTATATGTATTAATTAGTGAACACTATATAGAAACTTTAAGAGATGTAACCAAGTTATGTAAGCCTTAACAGAGACATCATAGGcaagatttctttttcttgtatgtGCAGTATTTCTCTTAGTTTCTGTGTgaattgtttttactttgaatttcactaaaacttgtaagaaacttccatccatctattatccaacccactgtatcctaagtacagggtcatgggagtctgctggagccaatcccagccaacacagggcgcaaggcaggaaacaaaccctgggcagggcgccagcccaccgcagcttgtAAGAAACTTGGACTGTgggatttttaatatatgtttcaCACTCGGTGCCGGAACTTTTCAGTGAAGTTGAGGCTGTAGAATTTTGAAAACCCCCGACAAATTCAGCTACACTGGAGTGTGGCGAAATACTGGACACCAAACCTGGACAGAGTTCCCATTAAAGGGAAAGTGAGGATGCAAAACATAATAGTTCATAATTTTTAGAGAACATTTATTTCCATAAATTTTagttaaatacaatttatttcggTAAGGATTACATAAATCCTTCTCTCATACGGCGGAAAGAGCCAATAGTGGAGCTGAAGCCTCCCCAATCGCTGAATCGCCTGTATTCACCAGGTCTCAGGAAGTATTGTCGGCCCCTGTAATTTGCATGTTCATAGAAGATCCAGTAGCCCTCCATCACGTTACAGGAGAAAATGTCATTGTAACGGAAGCGGTCGTAGACATTGGGGCAGTCATCTGTGAACTCCATCATCTGGCCTCCAAAGTCAGGTCTCTCGTAAATCCTCATCCTATAAGAGCCACGGTACT encodes the following:
- the LOC120519260 gene encoding gamma-crystallin S-1-like, whose translation is MGKIIFYEDKNFQGRSYECSSDCADMHSYFSRCNSIRVDSGYWMLYEKPNYMGYQYFLHRGEYPDYQRWMGYNDCIRSCRMIPQYRGSYRMRIYERPDFGGQMMEFTDDCPNVYDRFRYNDIFSCNVMEGYWIFYEHANYRGRQYFLRPGEYRRFSDWGGFSSTIGSFRRMREGFM